The Deltaproteobacteria bacterium genome window below encodes:
- the nuoL gene encoding NADH-quinone oxidoreductase subunit L produces MIRYAYLIPLLPLAGFFINIFFGRRLPRKGDWVSLATIAAALAISIGIFYEAFRAYDPNFKYHIVFPWIDLGGRLAINGGILVDNITAVMLVVVCGVSTLVHLFSIGYMHGDPRYSRFFAYLSIFSFSMLGLVLSDSFFFIYIFWELVGLSSYLLIGFWFEKKSAADACKKAFIVNRVGDFGFLIGFLLLFATTGALGYDDVFQAIREGKIEGTLLTLAGIGIFCGAIGKSAQFPLHVWLPDAMEGPTPVSALIHAATMVAAGVYLVGRVYPIFTPDAFLFIAYVGLITLFITATIALTARDIKKVLAYSTCSQLGFMILGLGVGGYTAGLAHLMTHAAFKACLFLGSGSVIHAVHSQDIFEMGGLWKKMKITAATFIIATMAIAGIPGFSGFYSKDMILGSALEFGMKNPQHMALFVVTLLVAGMTAFYMSRLVILTFFGKPRDHHKYDHAHESPANMWVPLVILATLSFSFWYKVPFSDKGWFEVMVPRPASAVTAALHASPVHAATPAHAAPAGSHEQASPHATARHDVAHEKKHGATVDGVPAAGHAGGSHDADHDAHIAHRAHTIAMYLSVLVAGTGIFLAFVVYWFGWINPEKVAVACAPLHTFLLNKWYFDELYEKTAIGWTKALSRGLGWFDLHVVDGLVNLVAQIGVWLSWLTGKFDNAVVDGAVNGVATVTIESGSFFRRFQTGKLYHYVFVLAGGVLIIYLVKAF; encoded by the coding sequence GTGATCCGATACGCATATCTGATACCGCTCCTGCCGCTGGCCGGGTTCTTCATCAACATCTTTTTCGGTCGTCGGCTGCCGCGCAAGGGCGACTGGGTCTCGCTGGCCACGATCGCCGCGGCGCTGGCGATCTCCATCGGGATCTTCTACGAGGCGTTCCGGGCGTACGACCCGAACTTCAAGTACCACATCGTGTTCCCGTGGATCGACCTGGGAGGCAGGCTCGCCATCAACGGCGGGATACTGGTCGACAACATCACAGCCGTGATGCTGGTGGTGGTCTGCGGGGTCTCCACGCTGGTCCACCTGTTCTCCATCGGGTACATGCACGGCGACCCGCGGTACAGCCGCTTCTTCGCCTACCTCTCCATCTTCTCGTTCTCGATGCTGGGGCTGGTCCTGTCGGACAGCTTCTTTTTCATCTATATCTTCTGGGAGCTCGTGGGGCTTTCCTCCTACCTGCTCATCGGGTTCTGGTTCGAGAAGAAGTCGGCGGCCGACGCCTGCAAGAAGGCGTTCATCGTGAACCGGGTGGGGGACTTCGGGTTCCTCATCGGATTTCTGCTCCTCTTCGCCACCACCGGGGCGCTTGGGTACGACGATGTATTCCAGGCGATCCGGGAGGGAAAGATCGAAGGGACGCTTCTGACCCTCGCGGGGATCGGGATCTTCTGCGGAGCGATCGGGAAGTCGGCCCAGTTCCCGCTCCACGTCTGGCTCCCCGACGCGATGGAAGGCCCCACTCCCGTCTCCGCGTTGATCCATGCCGCCACGATGGTCGCCGCGGGCGTCTACCTCGTCGGGCGGGTTTACCCCATATTCACTCCGGATGCGTTCCTCTTCATCGCCTATGTGGGCCTTATAACCCTGTTCATCACCGCGACGATCGCCCTAACGGCGCGGGACATCAAGAAGGTCCTCGCCTATTCGACCTGCTCCCAGCTCGGCTTCATGATCCTGGGGCTGGGCGTCGGCGGCTACACCGCGGGGCTCGCACACCTCATGACGCACGCGGCCTTCAAGGCCTGCCTCTTTCTCGGCTCCGGCTCGGTGATCCACGCGGTCCACAGCCAGGACATCTTCGAGATGGGCGGCCTCTGGAAGAAGATGAAGATCACCGCGGCCACCTTCATCATCGCCACGATGGCCATCGCAGGCATCCCCGGATTTTCAGGGTTCTACAGCAAGGACATGATCCTTGGGAGCGCGCTCGAGTTCGGCATGAAGAATCCGCAGCACATGGCGCTGTTCGTGGTCACGTTGCTGGTCGCCGGCATGACCGCCTTTTACATGTCCCGGCTCGTTATCCTCACATTCTTCGGCAAGCCGCGCGATCATCACAAGTACGACCACGCGCACGAATCGCCCGCGAACATGTGGGTACCGCTGGTGATACTGGCGACCCTTTCCTTCAGCTTCTGGTACAAGGTCCCCTTCTCCGACAAGGGGTGGTTCGAAGTCATGGTTCCCAGGCCGGCGTCGGCGGTGACAGCCGCCCTGCACGCGTCCCCCGTACATGCGGCGACCCCGGCCCACGCAGCCCCGGCGGGCTCTCATGAGCAAGCGTCCCCGCACGCCACCGCCCGGCACGACGTCGCACATGAGAAGAAGCACGGGGCGACGGTGGACGGGGTCCCGGCGGCCGGGCATGCAGGCGGGTCGCACGATGCGGACCACGACGCCCACATCGCGCACCGGGCGCACACCATAGCGATGTACCTCTCCGTCCTCGTGGCGGGGACGGGCATCTTCCTCGCCTTCGTCGTCTACTGGTTCGGCTGGATCAACCCGGAGAAGGTCGCCGTCGCGTGCGCTCCTCTCCACACGTTCCTGTTGAACAAGTGGTACTTCGACGAGCTTTACGAGAAGACCGCGATCGGGTGGACGAAGGCCCTGTCGCGGGGGCTGGGCTGGTTCGACCTTCACGTCGTGGACGGCCTTGTCAATCTCGTTGCGCAGATCGGCGTGTGGCTGTCGTGGCTGACGGGCAAGTTCGACAACGCCGTGGTCGACGGCGCCGTGAACGGCGTGGCGACCGTGACGATCGAGAGCGGTTCCTTCTTCCGCCGGTTCCAGACCGGAAAGCTGTACCATTACGTGTTCGTCCTGGCGGGCGGAGTCCTGATCATTTATCTGGTAAAAGCTTTCTGA